From a single Vibrio toranzoniae genomic region:
- a CDS encoding type I restriction-modification system subunit M — MVEQHQRALKTQLWNIANTLRGNMSADDFRDYILGLIFYKYLSDKLNRYCDELLAEDGITFVGAADDKELLNDLREECVENLGYFIAPKQLFSSLAGRGKKQEFIIDELDRSLADIEQSTTAADSADDFNGLFEELDLNSSKLGKNPDARNKLISQVLVHLDNIDFHLENTEIDLLGDAYEYLIGQFASGAGKKAGEFYTPQQVSKILAKLVSIDGNVKSVYDPTCGSGSLLLRVAREVGSHNLEFCGQEQNPSTFNLARMNMLMHGVRYDKFDIKNDDTLEHPMHLDKRFDAVVANPPFSANWSANELHLNSERFADYGKLAPKSKADFAFVLHMIYQLNETGTLAVVVPHGILFRGAAEGHIRQHLIEKKNYLDAVIGLPAGIFFGTGIPTCILVFKKNRKNDDNVLFIDASSHFEKGKAQNYLRDEDVERIIGAYSKRESVEKFAHVAKITEIEENDYNLNIPRYVDTFEEEEPVDLDAVASELAELETKMHSVDADIAGFCSQLNIKAPF, encoded by the coding sequence ATGGTTGAACAACACCAACGCGCATTAAAAACCCAGCTTTGGAACATTGCCAACACGCTGCGTGGCAACATGTCTGCGGACGATTTTCGTGACTACATTCTTGGGCTTATCTTTTACAAGTACCTATCTGACAAGTTAAACCGCTACTGTGATGAGCTTCTTGCTGAAGATGGCATTACCTTTGTTGGTGCTGCTGATGATAAAGAGCTGCTCAATGATCTACGTGAAGAGTGTGTCGAGAACCTTGGTTACTTTATTGCGCCTAAGCAGCTTTTCTCTAGCCTAGCAGGGCGTGGTAAGAAACAAGAGTTTATTATCGATGAGCTTGATCGCTCTCTTGCTGATATTGAGCAATCCACCACAGCGGCGGACTCTGCCGATGACTTCAATGGTTTGTTTGAAGAGTTAGACCTAAACTCAAGCAAGCTGGGTAAAAACCCTGACGCACGCAACAAGCTAATCAGTCAGGTTTTGGTTCATTTAGATAACATCGACTTCCACCTAGAAAACACCGAGATTGACTTGCTGGGTGATGCCTATGAATACCTTATCGGTCAGTTTGCTTCTGGTGCGGGTAAAAAGGCGGGTGAGTTCTATACGCCGCAACAGGTCAGTAAAATTCTAGCCAAGCTTGTGAGCATTGATGGCAATGTGAAATCGGTATACGACCCGACCTGTGGTTCTGGCTCATTGCTACTGCGTGTGGCGCGTGAAGTTGGCAGCCATAACTTAGAATTTTGTGGTCAAGAGCAAAACCCAAGCACGTTTAACCTAGCACGTATGAACATGCTGATGCACGGAGTACGTTACGATAAATTCGACATCAAAAACGATGACACCCTAGAGCACCCAATGCACCTAGATAAGCGTTTTGATGCGGTAGTAGCAAACCCTCCGTTTTCAGCGAATTGGAGTGCCAACGAGCTGCACCTAAACAGTGAGCGCTTCGCCGATTACGGCAAGCTTGCTCCTAAATCGAAAGCAGATTTTGCTTTTGTACTGCACATGATCTATCAACTGAATGAAACGGGCACGTTAGCGGTGGTTGTTCCTCACGGCATCCTTTTCCGTGGCGCAGCAGAAGGTCACATCCGTCAGCACCTTATCGAGAAAAAGAACTACCTAGATGCAGTGATTGGCTTACCTGCGGGTATCTTCTTTGGTACAGGTATCCCGACTTGTATCTTGGTGTTTAAGAAGAATCGTAAAAACGATGACAATGTGCTGTTCATCGACGCTTCTAGTCACTTCGAAAAAGGCAAAGCGCAAAACTACCTTCGTGATGAAGACGTTGAGCGTATTATTGGAGCCTACAGTAAGCGAGAGTCTGTCGAAAAATTTGCCCACGTTGCCAAGATTACCGAGATTGAAGAGAACGACTACAACCTCAACATCCCTCGTTACGTTGATACCTTTGAAGAAGAAGAGCCTGTCGATTTGGATGCAGTGGCGTCTGAGCTTGCTGAGCTAGAAACAAAGATGCACTCCGTGGATGCTGATATTGCTGGTTTTTGTTCGCAGTTAAATATTAAGGCTCCGTTCTAA
- a CDS encoding restriction endonuclease subunit S, with the protein MTEQMNVPKLRFSEFDSMLGLSYFGELVNDITYGPRFSAEDYCSDGNVRTIRGTDMGANGEIKYHQVPTAQLDVKTVNRHELKDGDLVMITTADCGITSVYREQPIKHICSAYAVKINLNENADSTYFKYFYQTSKAQYEVSRFIRKATVSNLPGSDINRIRHYPPSLQEQQKIASFLSKVDEKISLLTEKKDKLTEYKKGVMQQLFNGKWEEQDGQLTFTPPTLRFKADDGSEFPDWEEKKLGDVLIKYRLGGNYQNSEVRTQFPLIKMGNLGRGNINLNKVEYILEGEAIDSQDRIQEGDLFFNTRNTLELVGKVAIWKNELSEAYYNSNLMRLEFENNYFMNYCLNSFNGVRGLRRFATGTTSVAAIYTRDLLKLKLCIPSLEEQTKISDFLSVVDQKIDLTNSELEKAKEWKKGLLQQMFV; encoded by the coding sequence ATGACAGAGCAAATGAATGTGCCGAAACTGAGGTTTAGTGAGTTTGATAGTATGTTAGGGCTAAGTTACTTTGGTGAGTTAGTCAATGACATTACGTATGGCCCACGTTTTAGCGCTGAAGACTATTGCTCAGATGGTAATGTGAGGACTATACGTGGGACTGATATGGGGGCTAATGGTGAGATTAAGTACCATCAAGTTCCTACAGCACAGCTAGATGTAAAAACGGTTAATCGTCACGAACTTAAAGATGGTGATCTTGTGATGATTACTACGGCTGATTGCGGTATAACATCTGTATATCGTGAACAACCAATTAAGCATATTTGTAGTGCATATGCAGTAAAAATCAACTTGAATGAGAATGCTGACTCTACTTACTTTAAGTATTTTTATCAGACGAGCAAAGCGCAGTATGAAGTGAGTAGATTTATTCGTAAGGCAACTGTTTCCAACTTACCCGGATCGGATATAAATCGAATCAGGCATTACCCTCCATCACTTCAAGAACAACAAAAAATCGCCTCGTTCTTATCAAAGGTCGATGAGAAAATCTCACTACTCACAGAGAAGAAAGACAAGCTCACCGAGTACAAAAAAGGTGTGATGCAGCAGTTGTTTAACGGTAAGTGGGAAGAGCAAGATGGGCAGCTAACATTTACCCCACCGACACTGCGTTTTAAAGCAGATGACGGCAGCGAGTTCCCTGATTGGGAAGAGAAGAAGTTGGGTGATGTGCTAATCAAGTATCGCTTGGGTGGGAATTACCAAAACTCGGAAGTTAGAACTCAGTTTCCTTTGATAAAAATGGGAAACCTAGGTCGAGGAAACATCAACTTAAACAAAGTCGAATATATTCTTGAAGGTGAGGCAATTGACTCTCAAGACCGAATTCAAGAAGGTGATTTATTCTTTAATACACGAAATACCTTAGAGTTGGTTGGAAAGGTTGCGATATGGAAGAATGAATTATCAGAGGCTTACTATAACTCGAACCTAATGCGACTTGAATTCGAAAACAATTATTTTATGAATTATTGCTTGAACTCTTTTAACGGTGTTAGAGGTTTGAGAAGGTTCGCAACAGGTACGACAAGTGTTGCTGCAATTTACACCAGAGATTTACTGAAACTAAAGCTCTGTATTCCTAGCCTTGAAGAGCAAACCAAGATTTCTGACTTCCTATCGGTGGTCGATCAGAAGATTGACTTAACCAACTCAGAGCTTGAAAAAGCCAAAGAGTGGAAGAAGGGGTTGTTACAGCAAATGTTCGTGTAG
- a CDS encoding type I restriction endonuclease subunit R: MSTQSEAQLEKELIDQLVAADFKPVDIGNADALKANLKTQLEKANGVTLAEREFESVLIKLEKGNIFDKSKRLKGKVDVTREDGTTDYLTLLFDDAKKNFFQVTNQITIQGTYENRYDVTILVNGLPLIQIELKRRGIELAEAFNQIKRYDKHTYGAQGGLFNYVQLFVISNGVNTKYFSNNRELSFKQTFHWTDVENNKINSLPQFADAFLNQPHLTKMLSRYIVQNESGKFLMVLRPYQFYAVEAIVNQVKTNNNHGYIWHTTGSGKTLTSFKTAQILSTLEEVDRVVFVVDRKDLDYQTAKEFDAFLRGSVDSTGDTKSLLNQFLGSRPVPKKALNSQDSSANDSEELPQVAEYAPIYSTKVNRINKLTITTIQKLNNLITKPRFKGQVEHLRQERVVFIFDECHRSQFGETHQNIVDFFEKAQLFGFTGTPIFSDNATAKKVEGKGTQKRTTKDLFGERLHSYVIVDAIKDDNVLPFAIEYYGKLKHKNDGMDVDVSSIDVAEFFSSPKRIKQVCEHIIGIHAHKTKRKFNAMLCVASVPDLITYYDTFKALKEEGKHKLNIGTIFSYGVNEEEEFECEVNVKGLAEANAKVHSRDKLDAYIEDYNQQFGTSYSTKDTDSFYNYYKDLSNRTKNGEVDILLVVNMFLTGFDAPGLNTIYVDKNLKFHGLVQAFSRTNRLNGTVKSHGNVMCYRNLKPQADEAFTLFSNKKPTEHIEVPDLNGLTEDFTKALEALKAITPDVQSVDDLPDEDMQAGFIKQFRILMRLKNQLETFSDFDIETLGISEQEFVDYASKYSDLAREIKKGPAEKESILADIDFELELLQRDEVNVGYIRHLLMTMLEESCEEAKDKKRQVIANLLATEPTLYSKRSLIEGFIEKSMQGLVQGAEFDEYIEEQKQKEMRQLAEEEKLDGNKFKEIILDIEQGLKVDDLKSDDIAKLTTEKMTFRSRRTIIPRIAERLKRFAETFVEGFH; the protein is encoded by the coding sequence ATGAGCACACAATCAGAAGCACAACTTGAAAAAGAGCTAATCGATCAGCTTGTTGCTGCCGATTTCAAACCTGTCGATATTGGCAATGCTGATGCGCTAAAAGCAAACCTCAAGACTCAACTTGAGAAAGCCAATGGCGTAACGCTCGCAGAGCGTGAGTTTGAAAGTGTGCTCATCAAGCTTGAAAAGGGCAACATCTTCGATAAATCCAAGCGCTTGAAAGGCAAGGTTGATGTCACTCGTGAAGACGGCACCACCGATTACCTGACTCTGTTATTTGATGATGCGAAGAAAAACTTCTTCCAAGTGACCAACCAGATCACTATTCAAGGGACGTATGAGAACCGCTACGACGTCACTATTTTAGTGAATGGTTTACCGCTGATTCAAATTGAACTAAAACGCCGTGGCATTGAGTTGGCGGAAGCCTTTAACCAGATCAAACGTTACGACAAGCATACTTATGGTGCTCAAGGTGGGTTGTTCAATTACGTGCAGTTGTTTGTTATATCTAATGGCGTCAACACCAAATATTTCTCGAATAACCGTGAGCTTTCGTTTAAGCAGACCTTCCACTGGACGGATGTTGAAAACAACAAGATTAACTCGCTCCCTCAATTTGCGGATGCTTTTTTAAATCAACCACACCTGACTAAGATGCTGAGTCGTTACATCGTACAGAACGAGTCAGGTAAGTTTTTGATGGTGCTTCGTCCGTACCAGTTCTATGCGGTAGAAGCGATCGTTAATCAGGTTAAAACAAACAATAATCACGGTTACATTTGGCACACCACAGGCAGTGGCAAGACGCTGACTAGCTTCAAAACGGCTCAGATCCTCTCTACGTTGGAAGAGGTCGACAGAGTGGTCTTTGTAGTTGATCGTAAAGACCTCGATTACCAAACTGCCAAAGAGTTTGATGCATTTTTGAGAGGTAGTGTCGACAGCACGGGTGACACCAAAAGCCTTCTGAATCAGTTCCTCGGCTCACGACCTGTACCTAAAAAAGCCCTAAATTCCCAAGATAGTAGTGCCAACGATAGTGAAGAGTTGCCACAAGTCGCAGAGTATGCGCCTATCTACAGTACTAAAGTCAATCGCATCAACAAGCTCACCATCACTACGATTCAAAAGCTTAATAACCTGATCACTAAGCCTCGTTTCAAAGGGCAGGTTGAACACCTTCGCCAAGAACGTGTTGTCTTTATTTTTGATGAATGCCATCGCAGTCAATTTGGCGAAACGCACCAAAACATCGTCGACTTCTTCGAGAAAGCACAACTGTTTGGTTTTACGGGAACGCCTATCTTTTCCGACAATGCGACGGCTAAAAAAGTCGAAGGCAAAGGCACACAGAAGCGAACCACAAAAGACCTATTTGGTGAGCGTCTCCATAGCTATGTGATTGTTGACGCTATCAAAGATGACAACGTGCTACCGTTTGCCATTGAGTATTATGGTAAGCTGAAACATAAAAATGACGGCATGGATGTCGATGTGAGCAGTATCGATGTCGCGGAGTTCTTTAGCTCTCCTAAACGTATTAAACAAGTGTGCGAGCACATCATTGGCATTCACGCTCATAAGACTAAACGCAAGTTTAACGCCATGCTGTGTGTGGCAAGCGTGCCTGATCTCATCACTTACTACGATACTTTCAAAGCCCTCAAAGAAGAGGGCAAGCATAAGCTCAATATCGGCACCATCTTCAGCTACGGTGTGAATGAGGAAGAAGAGTTCGAATGCGAGGTCAATGTTAAAGGCTTGGCAGAAGCGAACGCCAAAGTGCATAGCCGAGACAAGTTGGACGCTTACATCGAAGACTACAACCAGCAGTTTGGTACGAGCTATTCGACCAAAGATACCGACAGCTTCTACAACTACTACAAAGATCTCTCTAACCGCACGAAGAACGGCGAAGTAGATATCCTTCTAGTAGTGAATATGTTCCTTACGGGTTTTGATGCTCCCGGATTGAATACCATTTATGTCGACAAAAACCTTAAGTTCCACGGCTTAGTACAAGCGTTCTCCCGTACTAATCGCTTAAATGGCACGGTGAAGTCGCATGGCAACGTTATGTGTTACCGCAACCTCAAACCGCAAGCAGATGAGGCGTTTACGCTATTCTCGAATAAGAAGCCTACAGAGCATATCGAAGTTCCAGACCTTAACGGTTTGACTGAGGACTTCACTAAAGCACTTGAAGCGTTGAAAGCAATTACTCCTGATGTGCAAAGTGTCGATGACTTGCCTGACGAGGACATGCAAGCAGGTTTCATCAAGCAGTTCCGTATCTTAATGCGCTTAAAGAACCAACTAGAGACATTCAGCGACTTCGATATTGAAACGCTTGGCATTTCTGAGCAAGAGTTCGTCGACTACGCCTCTAAATACAGCGATTTAGCCCGTGAAATCAAGAAAGGCCCTGCGGAGAAAGAATCTATCCTTGCGGACATCGACTTTGAGCTTGAACTGCTCCAACGAGATGAAGTCAACGTTGGTTACATTCGTCATTTGCTGATGACGATGCTTGAAGAGTCTTGTGAAGAAGCTAAAGACAAAAAGCGTCAAGTCATCGCTAACTTGTTAGCGACTGAGCCAACTCTGTACAGTAAGCGTTCTCTCATCGAAGGCTTTATCGAGAAGAGCATGCAAGGCTTAGTGCAAGGTGCTGAATTTGATGAGTACATCGAAGAGCAGAAGCAAAAAGAAATGCGTCAACTCGCAGAGGAAGAAAAGCTTGATGGCAATAAGTTTAAAGAAATTATTCTTGATATTGAGCAGGGCTTGAAAGTCGACGACCTCAAATCGGATGATATTGCCAAGCTGACCACAGAGAAAATGACGTTCCGATCCCGCCGGACTATTATTCCTCGTATTGCTGAGCGGTTAAAACGCTTCGCAGAAACTTTTGTTGAAGGGTTCCACTAA
- a CDS encoding tyrosine-type recombinase/integrase produces MATISIEPQHLKSGMSYKVRARSGKKDPIKFSMSRTFKKQSQAARLAKKISAQLKENDFSFLHSKPIALAVSDALTQFQSYVSADEEMASKYNKNISTVIKRFINSSLADLPIDLITPRDIIQSMREIQENYQLSPSTLGFYLSALSTAFYDANTLLGFNFNTDALRDARPTLKRHGLISRSHPRNRVLSLDELNRITEYYDKMELRGRSSIPMIDIMWFALYVCLRQGEICQKLQWKHYDETTHVLTVDKRKDPTDNKNKITKITLNAATIAIINKMPKGRPTDPIFPFNPKSVSTSWTKAMKALGIDDLHFHDLRATGSSELYKHGMDLYGVSKLAGHSSAEMQLTHYLRNIPVVLPEDHIKLN; encoded by the coding sequence ATGGCAACAATTAGTATCGAGCCACAACATCTCAAATCCGGCATGTCTTACAAGGTCAGAGCAAGATCAGGCAAAAAAGACCCTATTAAATTTTCCATGTCTCGCACATTTAAAAAACAGTCACAAGCTGCGCGACTTGCCAAAAAAATCTCAGCGCAGCTTAAGGAGAACGATTTTAGTTTTCTTCATTCAAAGCCTATTGCTCTTGCTGTTAGCGATGCCCTAACCCAATTTCAATCTTATGTGTCAGCGGATGAAGAAATGGCCTCCAAATACAACAAAAATATCTCAACCGTCATTAAGCGTTTTATTAACTCTTCATTAGCAGATCTGCCAATCGATTTGATTACACCTAGGGATATCATTCAATCAATGAGAGAGATTCAGGAAAATTATCAACTTTCACCCTCAACGCTAGGCTTTTATCTAAGCGCACTATCCACGGCGTTTTATGATGCGAACACGCTATTAGGATTCAATTTCAATACAGATGCACTGCGAGATGCGAGACCAACGTTAAAAAGGCATGGATTGATAAGTCGGAGTCATCCTCGCAATCGAGTTTTATCACTTGATGAGCTGAATCGCATTACTGAATACTATGACAAAATGGAATTAAGGGGGCGCTCATCAATCCCGATGATAGACATTATGTGGTTTGCATTATATGTCTGCTTACGACAAGGTGAAATTTGTCAGAAACTCCAATGGAAGCACTACGATGAAACGACACATGTCCTTACCGTCGATAAGCGAAAAGATCCGACAGATAATAAAAACAAAATCACTAAAATCACGCTCAATGCTGCCACCATTGCCATCATCAACAAGATGCCAAAAGGGAGGCCAACTGATCCGATTTTTCCATTTAATCCAAAATCAGTGAGTACATCATGGACGAAAGCAATGAAGGCGCTCGGTATTGATGATCTGCATTTTCACGACCTACGAGCAACTGGCTCGTCTGAACTATACAAGCACGGCATGGATCTTTATGGTGTGTCCAAACTCGCAGGGCATAGCTCGGCTGAGATGCAACTCACACATTACCTGCGTAATATCCCTGTTGTTTTGCCAGAAGATCACATCAAGCTCAATTAG
- a CDS encoding site-specific integrase, with translation MATISIEKVASKQGTRYKARVREARNGKRLFEKSKTFGKKTDANKWAKQLAKELREDGIPSLESSSKEILIGDLITLYLEDPITSRDLGRSKSAVLRRLRSYDIALVPAHLLTATHLVQHCRVRLAEPTAPTPQTVYQDITYLRSVINVAGPMFGYNANVHAHNEAIPTLIKYRLIGRSEKRDRRPTSVELNLAEQGLRKRESHRASSIPLVDIFHMSLSTCMRLGEITRIRWEDFDENAGTVIIRDRKDPRKKKGNHCTIPLFSDAIEIIKRQPKIDSCIFPYKSTSIGAAWQRMCHEQGIDDLHYHDLRAEGACRLFERGLNIVEISRITGHRDINVLNNIYLRLSVEDIHQRIN, from the coding sequence GTGGCAACGATTAGTATTGAAAAAGTAGCAAGTAAACAGGGGACTCGATACAAAGCACGGGTGAGAGAAGCAAGAAACGGAAAACGTCTGTTCGAAAAATCTAAGACATTCGGCAAAAAGACAGACGCGAATAAGTGGGCAAAGCAGTTAGCTAAAGAGCTACGAGAAGATGGCATCCCCTCACTTGAATCTAGTTCAAAAGAAATTTTGATTGGCGATTTAATCACGCTCTACCTTGAAGATCCCATTACCTCACGAGATCTGGGACGCTCTAAATCCGCGGTGCTGAGAAGATTGCGCTCTTACGACATTGCGCTTGTTCCTGCACATCTGTTGACCGCAACACATTTGGTACAGCATTGCCGAGTAAGGTTAGCCGAACCAACCGCTCCAACACCACAGACGGTTTATCAGGACATCACTTACTTGCGCAGCGTAATCAACGTGGCTGGGCCAATGTTTGGCTACAACGCTAACGTACACGCACACAACGAAGCAATACCTACCTTAATTAAATATCGCCTCATTGGTCGCAGTGAGAAACGAGATCGACGCCCAACGTCAGTTGAATTGAACTTAGCAGAACAAGGGCTTAGAAAACGAGAAAGTCACCGCGCCTCATCCATACCACTGGTCGATATTTTCCACATGTCACTTTCTACTTGTATGCGCCTTGGAGAAATTACACGGATCAGATGGGAAGACTTTGATGAGAACGCAGGTACGGTAATAATTCGAGATCGTAAAGACCCTCGTAAAAAAAAGGGCAATCACTGCACTATCCCTCTATTCAGTGATGCCATTGAAATTATAAAACGTCAGCCAAAAATTGATTCGTGCATTTTTCCCTACAAATCAACTTCGATTGGTGCTGCTTGGCAGAGAATGTGTCATGAACAAGGTATTGATGACCTCCATTACCATGACTTACGAGCTGAAGGAGCGTGCAGGCTGTTTGAACGAGGACTCAACATTGTTGAAATATCACGTATTACAGGGCATCGCGACATCAACGTTTTGAATAATATTTACCTGCGCTTGAGTGTTGAGGATATTCACCAACGCATCAACTAA
- the dusA gene encoding tRNA dihydrouridine(20/20a) synthase DusA encodes MNFPSSRLSVAPMLDWTDRHCRYFHRLLSQQTLLYTEMVTTGAILHGKGDFLEYNEQEHPLALQLGGSNPVDLAACAKLAGERGYDEVNLNVGCPSDRVQNGRFGACLMAEPDLVADCVSAMKEVTDIPITVKTRIGIDDQDSYEFLTKFVSTVSEKGGCEQFTIHARKAWLSGLSPKENREIPPLDYDRAYQIKKDFSGLVIAVNGGITTLEQTKEHLQHLDGVMIGREAYHSPFILAEVDQQIFGLDTPIKKRSQVVEEMYPYIERELSNGASLGHISRHMLGLFQSMPGARQWRRYISENAHKKGAGIEVMQTALAKIPKELNV; translated from the coding sequence ATGAACTTTCCATCTTCTCGTCTCAGCGTTGCACCCATGCTCGATTGGACCGACCGCCACTGCCGTTATTTTCACCGTTTGCTTTCTCAGCAGACTCTTTTGTACACGGAAATGGTTACAACGGGCGCGATCTTACATGGTAAGGGCGACTTCCTAGAATATAACGAGCAAGAACATCCTCTTGCACTTCAACTTGGTGGTTCAAATCCTGTTGACTTAGCGGCTTGTGCCAAGCTTGCTGGTGAGCGTGGCTATGATGAAGTTAACCTCAACGTAGGTTGTCCTTCAGACCGAGTTCAAAATGGCCGTTTTGGTGCTTGCTTGATGGCTGAGCCAGACCTGGTGGCAGATTGTGTGTCGGCGATGAAAGAAGTCACTGATATTCCAATCACGGTGAAAACGCGTATTGGTATCGATGACCAAGACTCTTATGAGTTTCTCACTAAGTTTGTGTCGACTGTTTCTGAAAAAGGCGGCTGTGAGCAATTTACTATCCATGCGCGTAAAGCGTGGTTGAGTGGTCTTAGCCCGAAAGAGAACCGTGAGATCCCACCTTTAGATTACGATCGTGCATACCAAATTAAGAAAGATTTCTCGGGTCTAGTGATTGCTGTGAATGGTGGTATTACGACTCTTGAGCAAACGAAAGAGCACTTGCAACACCTTGATGGTGTGATGATCGGCCGTGAGGCATACCATAGTCCGTTTATCTTGGCCGAAGTCGACCAACAGATCTTTGGTTTAGATACGCCAATTAAAAAGCGCTCACAAGTTGTGGAAGAGATGTATCCGTACATCGAGCGTGAACTTTCAAATGGCGCAAGTCTAGGACATATTTCTCGTCATATGCTTGGTTTGTTCCAAAGCATGCCGGGTGCAAGACAATGGCGTCGCTACATCAGTGAGAACGCGCATAAGAAAGGCGCGGGTATTGAGGTGATGCAAACGGCATTGGCTAAGATCCCTAAAGAGCTAAACGTATAA
- the pspG gene encoding envelope stress response protein PspG, whose protein sequence is MFELIFVLIFVATLLVTGITFMTVLAATGVALLVMLVLGMIGVVFKLLPWLIVIAIGVWFFKTFVHSSSQRRY, encoded by the coding sequence ATGTTTGAATTAATCTTTGTTCTTATTTTTGTCGCAACGTTACTTGTTACTGGTATTACGTTTATGACGGTCTTAGCAGCAACGGGGGTTGCATTACTCGTTATGTTAGTACTCGGTATGATCGGTGTCGTGTTTAAACTCCTGCCTTGGTTGATTGTGATTGCAATCGGTGTGTGGTTTTTCAAAACCTTTGTACACAGTTCTAGCCAAAGGCGTTACTAA
- a CDS encoding TIGR04219 family outer membrane beta-barrel protein: MNKMPLIALVGMLPLSSAVLAEEGFSYTAKVGADMWWGSTKLNEVRQNDDVHSPSLYFAFEHNGPMLPNASVRYTSVDADLLAFDKYDYTFYYTLLDHKLMNFDAGVTFTQYSNSNYIEPKTGGAQTSFDELTWSFYGNAEINVPDTNVDIIGTMEFGDSSGIKSTDLMAGVQYRIPVAETEVALRGGYRVIDLDSDEFFRSELGKSFVMVDGWFAGAEVRF; the protein is encoded by the coding sequence ATGAATAAAATGCCATTAATTGCTTTAGTGGGAATGCTACCTTTAAGTTCGGCAGTACTTGCTGAAGAAGGGTTTTCTTACACGGCTAAAGTCGGTGCCGATATGTGGTGGGGAAGTACCAAGCTAAACGAAGTTAGACAAAATGATGATGTTCATTCTCCTTCGTTATATTTCGCATTTGAGCACAATGGCCCAATGCTACCAAACGCGAGTGTCCGCTATACTTCTGTCGATGCAGATTTATTGGCCTTCGATAAGTACGACTACACCTTCTATTACACATTGTTAGATCACAAACTGATGAACTTTGATGCGGGTGTGACGTTTACTCAGTATTCAAACTCGAATTACATCGAACCGAAAACAGGTGGCGCTCAAACAAGCTTTGATGAGTTGACTTGGAGTTTCTACGGTAACGCAGAGATCAACGTTCCTGACACCAACGTCGATATCATTGGTACGATGGAGTTCGGTGATAGTAGTGGCATCAAGAGTACTGATTTGATGGCTGGCGTTCAGTACCGAATCCCAGTAGCAGAAACTGAGGTAGCACTGCGAGGTGGTTACCGTGTTATCGATTTAGACTCGGATGAGTTCTTTCGCTCTGAACTAGGCAAGAGCTTTGTTATGGTCGATGGTTGGTTCGCTGGTGCAGAAGTGCGCTTCTAG